TAAGAAGACTTGAAATTCTTGAACTGCAATTTGGATATGAGAAAAAACTGCACTCAAATTACCAACTTGATTACGAAAAACAAAATGATTCCTCGTTATCCAAAAACTCCACAAGGTGGCAATGAAGTATGGCAAACGGTGAACTTTTCTTCCATCATGACTAATGAATAGCCGGATATAATAGAGAAACCACTCTTGAAAAGAGTGATTCTCATTAAAATTTGAGTGGATGCCAAGCGTACCACTCCTCCAAACTTGTTGAGCTAATGGACATAACCTAAACATGTGTTGAATATCTTCTTCACCCCAACCACACATTCCACAAGTAGTATCAATTAGTATCTCCCTAAAGCTTAAGTTAGACTTCACATCAATAGCTCCAACAAGATCTTCCAGGCAAAAAATTTCCACTTTGGAGGAATTGTGAGGCCCCATAATGTTTTATAAAAGTCTTGCATGTTTTGAATCTGACCCGACATGAGGTCGTCCTGATCCAAAAGTTGAAGATAAGCATAGCCCGACTTAACAGTGAATTTTCCTGATTGTTGATGAGGCCAATTTAGGAAATCTAATTCATGAGAATCAGGAAGATCGGTTGAAAGAATATTCTGAACATATTTTGCTTCAAAAATTTTCCAAACCTTTGGAACATCCCAACCAATCAAACCAGGGCGCATAAAATCACTAACTTTCCAAGACATTGCTTCAAAAAGCCGAACATTTGAGGAGAAAACCGGTGTTACCCCATTTACCCATTTATCTTTTCCAGCAACGATCCTTGTACCTGAACCTATTTTCCAAATGCAACCCTCAACAAGCAAGTTTTCAGCTTTCTTAATGCCTCGAAATCCCCATGAATAATTACCACGCAACAAAATACGTTTACCTGTTACCTTTGGAGAAAAACCCTTTGCAGCATAAACTTTGGCCAGTAGAAGCTGTGGATTATTGTGAAGCCTCCATGCCTGCTTCATTAAAAAGGCCGAATTCAGAGTAGAAATCTTTCTTATTCCCAAACCACCCATACCTTTAGGTAGTTGGAGAATATCCTTTCGAATCCAATGCATACCCTTAACACTTTGCTTTTCCCAAAAGAATCCTGCAATCATGGAATCAATCTTGTTCGCTATACACTGTGGAATCTCCAAGCAGTTGAGAATATGAGAAACCATTGAGATGACAACtgaattaataagaattattttttttgttgcgACAACGAGATCGCGTTCCAAGAAGTAAGCAATTGAGCTACTTTACCAATAAGAAAATGAAAGTGAGTGCTTTTTTTTCCAATAACATCTATTGGGACCCCTAAATGAGGTTGAAATTGTGCCACCCTTGGCATTCTCAAAATTGATTTGAAGCTTTCCTGATCCACCATAGAAGTGTTAGGGCTAAATTTCACAAATGACTTTTGTAAATTCAGTTGTTGACCCGATATAACACCAAAGCGCTCCATAATTGAAAAAATATTCCTACAAGCCGAGTCAGTTGCTTTGAAAAATACCATGGCATCATCAGCGAAGAATATATGAGAAATATTCGGACCCCGTCTGGACATCTTAATCCCCTGAAACAACTTAATGTCTTTTCCTAAACCTAACATGCGACCCAAAATATCCATTCAGAAAAGGAAAAGATAAGGGGACAAAGGATCACCTTGGCGGAGCCCACAATTTGGGATGAAGTGAGGCGAAGTCCTTCCGTTAACAAGAACTTTATAAGAGACAGTACTCACACACTGCTGAATGAGCATAATCCATTTTGATGGAAAACCATAGGCATGTAAGACCTTGAACAGGAAATCCCACTGGACCCTGTCATAGGCTTTACTCATGTCCACCTTTATCGCCTCCAAATTAGAACCAGAATACTTCCTGCCATTAATGAAAGATAATAACTCATGGCTAAGAAGGACATTGTCCGACATATACCTCCCAAGAATAAATGCATGTTGTGAATCATCAATCAGTGTAGGGAGCACTGCTTTGAGTCGATTTGCTAAACACTTAGAAGCACACTTGTAAATGGTGTTGCATAAACTTAACGGACGCAATTGAGTAACTTCTTCTCGAGAGGAAACTTTTGGAATCATAACTAGTAAGGTTTGATTCCATTGTTATAGTAAGAAACCAGTGGACAAAAAATGTTGGATGCCCTCAATTACTGATTGCCCAACCGCATTCCAATGCTTTTTGTAGAAATCAACCGAGATTCCATCTGGACCTGGAGAGGTCGATCCTTTCATAGCAAACATGGAAGCCTTAATTTCCGAGTTCGTAAAAGGCCTAAGAATACTTTCAACTTCAAACAGAGATAGATGAGGAAGATCCATTTCTCGTAGCACATTATCTATTTCTGAATCAACGAGTTGTGGACTATTAGATAAATAAACTGATTTTAAATTTGAAACAAGTATTTCTTCCACTTCATCTTGACCTTCCTTAATCTGACCTACCTTATTCCGTAACTTGAGAACAGAATTAGACACCTGCCTTTTCTTTACTCTTGAAAAAAGAAGCTTGGAAGGGCAATCACCCTTAGAAACCCAAGTCTCCTTCATCCTCTGAGACCAAAACTGAAATTGTAACTTGGCATTACTGTGCATTTCATCAATCTTTTCCAATAAGCCGAACCTGATTGGAGATCATAAACTTGTAATCCCGATTGGTTCACAGGGTCAGAGAATTGTTGCCAGTTAATCCCCCTAGATTTCTTATTCTTAAGACACCAATTACGAATTCGATTACGAGCTAAACCTAATTTCCTCGAAAGAGTGAACATTGGAGATCCCACTATAACCAAATTCCAAACTTCTTCCACAATAGAAGCAATATCAGAGAATAGTAAACACCAAGCTTCAAGTTGGCATGGTCTATTTTTCTTCAAACCTAAGTGCGAGGTTTAAAAAACAATGGCAGCATGATTTGATATAAGTATTGGTTGATTAGTTACTCTACTatctggaaattttaaaaaccAGTCAGTAGACATATAAGCCCTATCCAATCTTTCCAATATCAAATCTGTATCCTCTCTTTTATTAGGCCACGTAAAAGGAGGACCAGAGAAAGGGACATCTGATAAGTTCGAGGCCAATTTCCGTTGAATAAATTCCTCCCACCCCTTAATAGAAGAAGACCCTCCCAATTTGTCTGACAAAAGGTCAAGTTGGTTAAAATCTCCAAGAACTAGACAAGTAGGAAAGGCGAGTATAGGATCTAGCATCTTAGCCCAAACAGCAAGCCTATCCTCTACATTAGGAGCTCCATACACAAAGAGAATTTCCATTTCATTAGTACTATCCACTACAATTTTACAAAGAACTAGATTTTGGGAGGAGAAAAGACAAAAGACATTATATGGGCACCATCCTAAAACTGCTAAACCACCCTTGGACCCAATTGAGTCAATTCCACATACAAAAGTAGGTTTACAACTCCTAAGTAAGGATTCTACATTAGATAAACTAGCCTTAGTTTTTGACAGAAATATGAACATGGGGGCAAAATATTCCTTTAACCAAACCACATAAGGAACAACTAGAGAACGAACGTCATTAGTTCCCCGGCAGTTCTATGAGATTATTTTCATATTGAGCGTGGGGGCTGCGAAAGGCAAGCCACCACACCCTCATTAGAGCCATGAAAAATTGAACTTGTATCCTGAGAATGTGGCACATCAGTTTCACCACACGCAGCTTCAGTGACACTCCTCCCCCAGCCAGAATCTGAACTATACTTAGATCTTTTATTTTTTGGCAAGGAAAGAGTAGTTTGTGATCGTTTCTTGGAGTTTAACACACCATTTCCTTCAACGAAATCCTAAGCTAAAGAAATAGCTGAGATATTATTAGgacaaacatttttttcattctttcttgAAACTTTAATCCCGTAACCATCCCTTTGTTTTAAACACAACCTTTTTATGTTACGCCGCTTATGAGTCCATGAAGAACCCACATAACCCGAATATGTTGGATGCTAGAAAGATCTGGACTGAAATAGGTGGCTACTGCCAGACCGTTTGCGAGACAGAGAATCAGAAAGAGGGGGATCTATTGGTTCTGTAGACAAAGCCTCTGTAAGTGATACATTTTCAAAAGGAGGTTTGGGGGAACTAAGCTCCCTACCAACTTCTATATTTTTATTCACCTGATGCACTACAGATTCCTTGTTATCGTTTGGACCAATAGAAACAATGCTAGGAGGCATAGTTGGGATCGAAGTAACCACCCCATCTCGATAAACTTGTGGTTTTCCCTCTACAAAACTGATGCCACGAAGAGGAATGAAAGCGTAATTGGAGTTATCTTCTTGGTCACTATGAAAACCATTTTGTGcttttgatgatttgtttaCTTCGAATGTTGTGAAAACACCATTGTGATTACCATTCGACAAATTAAATGCCCTAAAACAACCTCATAATCACTACTGTTGCTTCTTCCCAAAGAAGGTGCAGTCATACGAAACCCCGGATTTTCAACACAAGTAGCTGAAGGATAATTAAGGCCATACGGGTCAGCACTTGGAGTTTGGTTATGATAATTTCCTGTAGTCAGCAGATCAGATTCTTCCTCCTTAATCTCATTCATCAATGTATCTTCTTCATATGAGCTGTTTTGTACACTAGCATAATACTCAGAGCCTGAGGTGTGGAATATTCCCTCATCTGAACTATCAACCAAGCCATGAACAAAATAATTCTGACTAGGACCATTATTACCCAAATCTTGAACATTAGCATCCTCATTATTCATATCATTATCATTAAAAACAATGTCAGTGTTCTGAAAACCATTATTCTTCACATCCCCTCCATTAACTCCATCACCATCACAGCCCctccatcaccatcaccatcagaAGAATTCCCATTCCCACCATTATTACCATGAACATCAGGTTCTCCATTAACATCTCCATTCTCCCCTCCCACCTCTACTTCTAAACCAAGAAGTAGCAAATTGACTCTAACATTCCGGTACCAATAACGGTCCGGTAAGCCCTCTATCATATTTGAATACAGAGGAGTGTTTATGGGGCCATGAATAACTGATATTCCTGCTGACTCAAAACCCTCCACTCTATGGTAAGTATGATAATAAGTTGAATCACAGTTACACTGATAATGTCCTACTAAACCAAATTTTgttacaaaatttataaacacaTTCGTATCTAAAATAAACCCAAACAAGTTGCCCTCCCCCAACAGGCACAAAGCAACCAGGAATTAGAGGTTTTGATAAATCAAGCCATACCTTAGCCCTGAATTCAGGCTCCACTGGAAGAACCAAACCATCATGTTCCAGAATCTCCACATAGCCCAGCAGATGGAGACATTGCAGAGCCCACTTTGGATCAAGAAAACCGAGAGGAAGGCCTACCACACGAACCAAATCCATGCCTTTTCGAAATTAATATTATCTAAGATTGTACTGGTGCTGCCCCTTCGAAACGTTATTATTCGACCATCGATTATTGTTGAATGAAGCTCAAGAATGCCTTCTACATCAGCCGGATGAGAACAAGTGAACACATAAAAGTGCCCTGTACGATATACATTAATAGTTCCTCTCTTCAGCCACCTCGAATCAATCATATGTTGGACCTTAAACGGACTTGGCTGATTTGTGTCAAAAAAATGACCCAAAACTGACAAATCCCAATTAATATGCTTCAATTGAAGTTCTTGAGGAGGGTCTACAAGAGGACCCATTCGATACGTATTCCAGGGATGTTGCTGATTCAtttatagaaaataaaaaaaacttttgtattgattgattgattgagAATAAAGAAAGAAAGGGAGGAGATTAAAGATAAGTAGTAGAAGATCACCAGAGTATACAGAAGACAGAGTATATAATAGCCAAAACTGGAAAACCCAATAACTAATTGGGCAGGAACACAAGTTAAACCTTGTTAAAATCCTAAATAAGGTAGGGACTGACAACTAAAATAAAGAAAGGAgtaaaaggagaagttgaagaAGTCGAAAGAAATGGATAGAAATCCACTCCAGAAGAGACGAAAGATGTTTGATAACAATAAAAAGAAAGTAAATAGAAGGAAAAGACAAACCCCAGAAttgtttgggaagaacagtagctgaattgttgatgaacaaACCCTAGGTTTTTAGGGATAGTGCTCTTTGCTTTGAGAGGAAAAACACCTGTTTGCTTAAGGTGGTTGCTTATTTGAAAGAATATTGAGTTAGGTAAAAATGTACATTTTTTGCCTACCAATGTTTTGTTTACGTATGAGTAAGAATGGTGAAAAAAATTACAACTTTAAGAACAAAATCCTAGTAAGATTTTCTAATTTAGAACACATATATTGTTAATAAGAAATCTTAATAATAACAGGTGTATGATAGTATGAGACTAAATTACTTGGTTTGGGTACTTGTGTTGGAGCCAAATACGTGTTTAAGGGGTCAAGTCAGATGCATTGTCCAAATGTTAAGGCACAATAAGTCAACAGAAGAAATGTTGACTCGGATGCCAGCAAGGTTGTTAGAGTTTGTTAGAACTGTTATAACCAACTGCTGACTTGGCAGTTCTTATTGCATTATATGATTTTTACAATTTGTTGTATAAATACCTTGCTACTGATTGTAATCAGACAATcaaattcataaataaaaatcCCAAAATTCTATCCTACTTCTCTCTTCTGATTCTaatatttctcttcttcttcttcttcttcttcttcttcttcttcttcttcttcttcttcttcttcttcttcttcttcttcttcttcttcttcttcttcttcttcttcttcttcttcttcttcttcttcttcttcttcttcttcttcttcttcttcttcttcttcttcttcccaatTATCTCTAGAACTCTTCTCATTCAGTGCTTGATCATTGTTAACTGATCAATCAAGCAGTCACATATAAGGTGACTGTAacattggtatcagagctacTATTGACATcaaacaatcattgatgatcttCAGAATACCTGGGAATCAATTCTGGAAAACTGCTGCATCAGTATCTGGAATTTGATCAATTTTGGTGACAACCTTGAAATTGATTGCTGTGTAAGCCCTTTAAATTGGCGCCTGCAACTCGAAGAGTGATGGAGGATCACTTGAAGCACTTGAGGAAATATTACATGAGCAATCCGTGAGGGTGGAAACACAATCTGCAAAGATTCTGGATCAATCAAGAAAGATTAATGATATGCTAGTTGTGATGATGGAGATGAAGAATCAATGGAAGGATTCAACTGCTACAGGTTCTAAGAGTGGAGGTAATCACGAAATTAACTCATCACAGAAATCTTTAGGATATAATCCAAAGTTGTCATTTCCTAAATTTGATGGCACTAATTGCAGAATTTGGATTAGGAAATGTAGCAAGTATTTTAGCTTGTGTAAAATTGCTGATGATCAAAAAGTTTATTTGGCTTCTTTAAACATGGTTGATAAGGCTGAGAGTTGGGTCAGTAGCTATTTGTCTGCTAGGGGTAATGTGGAATGGCATGAATTTTGTCTTGACTTGGCTGCTAGATTTAAAGATACTAGAGGTACCAATTCTGTAGAGAAGTTTAACAAGATGACACAAACTGATTCAATTGAGACCTATCTAGATGAGTTTGAAGACTTGAAATCTGGTGTACTTAAGACCCATCATAACTTGCCTGAAGAATTTATATTAGACAACTTTATTGGGGGTCTTGATCCTGTGGTTAAACCCTTCGTGAAAGCTTTCAAACCCAATACCATAGCTGAAGCTGTGGAGTTTGCAAGACTTCAAGAAGAACAGAACTTAGCTACAACCTGTAAACCAACCAAAACACACTCATATTCACAAAATTTCAAAGCTATACAAGCTGTTCCTTTGAACACCAGTAAACCAGCCTTGTTTCCCACACCATCTACAAAACCTATGCCATTACCTGTTACCAAATTTCACAACAAACCCAACAGAAACTTTAGGCATGTGCCAGCTGATGTGAGAGCTGAGAAAATAGCCAAAGGCCTTTGTTATTACTGTGATCAACACTATGATAGGAATCACAAGTGTCGATTCAAGGAACCCCAGTTGTTTACTGTGGAAATTGCTGGCAGTAATGAAGATAAAACTGATAGTACTAGTGATTTGGAAGCTAATacagatgaagatgatgaagtAAATGAACCAGTGTTGTCACTTAATGCATTGTCCGGCAACCAGAACTTTCAAACTATGAGAGTTAAGGGATTGAAGGGGTCTAAAGTATTTCATATCTTAGTGGATTCAAGAAGTACTCACAACTTCTTGGATTTGGATTTAGGTAGGAAAATGGGATGTTCAATTGAAAGCATTCCTGCTCAATATGTTACAGTGGCTGATGGTAATCACCTCAAATGTCAACATGTCTGTAAAGGGGTTAAATGGGAAATGCAAGGTAAAATGTTAATGGAAGATGTTATGTTGATTTGTCTAGGAGATTGTGACATGGTTTTGGGGGTACAATGGTTAGCCACATTGGGGCCTATATGTTGGGATTTCAAAGAATTAAAAATGGTGTTTACTCAAGGGGGTGATCAGTTTGTGTTGAAGGGGGTCCATCCACAGAAAGTCAAGTTGTTAGAAGGTCCACCTACTGTGAAACTCATAGAGAATGCAGTTCAACTGTGTTTGCTACAAGTCAGCTGGGATGTGTCCTTTCAAGAGATAAGAGTGAATAATGCATTGGCTGCACCAGTGTTAGATGAACTGGAATCACTGAAAACCATTACAAAGATATATTTGCTGACCCTGAACTTTTACCACCTGATAGGGGTGTTTTTGATCATACCATTCCCCTTGAACCAAATGCAAGACCAGTAAATATAAGACCATATAGGTATCCACTCAAACAAAGGGATATAATTGAGCAATTGGTCCAAGAAATGCTGGACAGGGGTATCATTCATAACAGTTCAAGTCCCTTTGCATCCCCTGTGGTTCTGGTTGGAAAGAAGAATGGAACATGGAGGCTATGTGTGGATTACAGAGAGTTGAATAGcaaaactattaaaaaaaattccctATTCCCATTATTGATTAGCTAATTGATGAACTAGCAGGTGCTACTGTGTTTAGCAAGTTAGACTTAAGGGCTAGTTATCATCAATTAAGAGTGCATGATGATGATGTACACAAAACTGCTTTTAAACCCATTCTGGCCATTTTGAATTCCTTGTTATGCcctttggtctcactaatgcacCAGCATCATTCCAAGGATGGATGTATAGTGTTTTTAAGCCTCTCTTGAGAAAGTGTGTATTGGTATtctttgatgatattttggtgtaCAGCAAAACCATGGAAGATCATTGGCAACATCTAACTCAAGTGTTTGAACTCATGAGGCAGAATATGATGTTTGCCAAGGGCAGCAAGTGCAGCTTTGCTATGGAAAGAGTGGAGTATTTAGGCCATTATATTTTAGCTAAAGGAGTTGGAACTGATCCACACAAAATATCTGCAGTGGACAGTTGGCCAATCCCATCTAGTGTAAAGGAGTTAAGAAGCTTTTTGGGCTTAGCAGGATATTACAGGAAGTTTGTAAAGAATTACTCCCTTATATGCAAACCTTTAACCGAGTTGTTAAAAAAGGGAGCATTTCACTAGAATGATCAGGCACAACAAGCTTTTGTTCTTCTCAAAAAAGCTTTGGTGTCTTCACCTGTTTTGGCAGTCCTAACTTATCTAAGGTTTTTGTTGTTGAGACTGATGCCTCATGTAAGGGTATTGGTGCAGTTTTGATGCAAGATAATCATCCATTAGCATATATCAGCAGGACATTGGGTCCCAAATGGCAAAAGCTTTCTGTTTATGAGAAAGAGTTGTTGGCAATAGTTTTTGCAGTTCAAAAGTGGGAGCAGTATTTGATGAGCACTCATTTTGTGATTAAAACTGATCAAAAGAGCTTGAAATGGCTTTTACAGCAGAAGGTATCAACTCCATTGCAACAGTTTTGGCTCTGAAAACTCATGGGATTTAATTATGAGATTCAGTACAAGAGTGGTAAAGAGAATGTAGCTGCAGATGCTTTGTCTAGGGTTCAAGGGTCATCAATTCTGTGTATGGCAATTTCAGTGGTTAATTCGGATTTGAATGAATTGATCAAGGCAATCTATTCACTGGATGACAGTTTAATTGCAACCCTTGCATCACTCCAGCAACCTCATACATTGACAGTGGATAATTTTACCTTAGTGGATGGGTTGTTGAGAAGAAAACACAAGCTGGTGGTGGGTCCAGACATTAATTTAAGAACTAAAATCAACACTTGGTTGCATTCAGAACCTGAGAGTGGACATTCTGGCAGGGATTTGACTTTGAGAAGGGTCAAGAATCTGTTCTATTGGAAAGGACTAACAAAAGATGTGAGGCAATTTGTTAAGTCCTGTAAAGTTTGTCAAACAGCAAAGTATGACACATCTGCATACCCAGGTTTACTGCAACCTTTACCTATCCCTGAAGCTGTTTGGGTTGAtatttctatggattttatcACTGGGTTGCCTAAATCAGGAGGAAAAGAAGTCATTTTTGTTGTAGTGGACATATTAAGCAAATACAGCCATTTCATGTCTCTCTCACCCTTTCACTGCAGTCCAAGTGGCTCAATCTTACTTAGATCATGTGTTCAAGTTGCATGGTTGGCCTAGAACTATTGTGAGTGACAGAGATGCTATTTTCCTTAATCAATTTTGGCAAGGCTTATTTAGCTTACATGGCACTGCTTTCTTGTTATCTTCTTCCTATCATCCAGAGATAGATGGCCAAACTGAGGTGATTAATAGGTGTTTGTAAACCTATTTAAGGTGTATGTGTGCTGACAATCCAAAAGACTGGAATGCTTGGCTGCCATTGGCATAATGGTGGTATAACACCCATTTCCATTCAGCAACTCAACTCAGACCTTATGAGGTTGTGTATGGACAACCACCTCCCTTACATTTTCCCTATTTTCCTGGAGATTCTGCAAATTGGGAAGTGGacaggtgtgagggggtcgaaaaagcacgaggctaatgcgtgacctcgtccctcgtgggcgtgacgtttcttcttgtcaaatcaagtgtaattggatttcctgtgagtttacacccaattgactagtaatataggagtcgccattcagtttttaacgacaatgagaaaaactgataaaacccggttatcgtgacataaagggagtgcaattatgtttgaccacgacagccataggttcccttgtgatccctggtgtggggatcgctcaacgtacacccgcagggtagagattgagggttcgggggactgtaactaccgagaggagtactcgctcttcgataactccagaggcaggatatccttactagctcagcataaataattgaagggacatgcgttaactattaaactaatctgagttgattttaacaatatgcaacacataatactagatcgatcgtgattatcttgtttagattgatttaagggacctagcatgatagttcaatttcccaagatattatctttattaggcgtgatagaacaatcagatttaatagtttaacagttttataaaagggagaggaaagcgattaaatcatgcgaagggacacattaccacgcacccttgagaggtgcgtcatggttctcagaaaactaaccactttggctttgctatttctccttttatttaacgaatctcaagtttccggcaaggttccagtatccgggcttaattcttcagttACAAGggtcaggatacgttctgttcgatttttggatcgattgcgacagaacgcaggatcaatttcgcagcgtgaggcttaggcttaggggttggagtcaatactcagaatatgaattgttgttttcctttcacgtcgaatttggggctgtatttatagaaaagagttcgtggaaagatagaattttagagcactaatccaagaagaattaggagagaacacgtacccaggtaatttcagcgcccagggctgggcgttaaagatttcggcgcccagctctgggcgttggaaatgggatccaggcaatttcagcgcctagggctgggcgttgaaaatgatgtttgggccgagttctttgtcagatttggaattttagaatccggagtgtttgagaattatccgagtcttttagtgcgtattaactttatgacggaatgtgactgggcccgttacgaactctaggttcgttaggattttaattaatacgtaactcttattttcgagctatactaggaacaggattcctcttgcaaattatatctcttttaggatttatgttggagtgcaacacctaattctgacaggtttctatcttttatgtcttgccacttttagcaactacccgttacggcagttactatttttagcaggtttctataaatagcagttttggttgaaatgaaaagggtgattgagattcattattttataggagatgcgttgccaagtggagatttatgttctcatcatcgaaccttccctttcgggaatggggacaaaagtaggtgtctacatttagcccccactttgactgagtctcgggatgtgacgatggtcaaagtactggacggagtgcgtcacacaagccatggtgtatgtgacctgttttgcgagggtctcacgagcccccgagtgataacatttgacttaagggtcatcacttgaagtgtcgatatatccttcacgtgtcattgggatttgtcaacggatagtatagaaaccccctcactttgtcattggaagtatataaagatgtgtagaaactccctcactttgtcattggaagtagctacagatgttttcgaaatcaaagctataaagtgtaattgggcctggccaagcccaatcacgaggtaaaatgttttaaaagattctcattttcagggttagctaaacgagaaaacccccttgtttttataggacgtaaaacgaaggaaaatccagcacatcgctcttttttggaaaaaacggaaaaccaatcctttaatttttggaaaaagggaaaacaagaaaaagttatcgctgcagcgactaaggacctgcgcggttagtggcacagaccccgccggctaaagatggcgagcctgtccgctaagggtggacaccccgtccgatagaagtggacgaatctgttttgaagtttgtttttttttttttgaaaataaggacctacgcggtttgtgacgtagaccccgccggctgaagatggcgagcctgtccgctaagggtggacaccccgtccgatagaagtggacaaatctgtttttatgttttgaaaataaggacctacgcggtttgtgacgtagaccccgccggctgaagatggcgagcctgtttttttgtttttgaagatttttcgaaaactgaggacctgcgcggctagtgacgcagaccccgcccgctgaaggtgggcgagccctgtctgctgagggtggacgtccctgaattcgttttttcaatttggaactcgcgtggttcgtgacgcgagcttgcccgctgaagatgggcaagttcctatttcttttgttcaccgtgatttcttttgagaatttctttttttattcattcttgtaggagcgaattctttcgagggatgctcggatttagttgtaacctgaatgtgggttgacaacgtgcttagacggaccattgtcttgtggt
This Spinacia oleracea cultivar Varoflay chromosome 6, BTI_SOV_V1, whole genome shotgun sequence DNA region includes the following protein-coding sequences:
- the LOC130463422 gene encoding uncharacterized protein, with protein sequence MDRNPLQKRRKMFDNNKKKVYDSMRLNYLVWVLVLEPNTCLRGQVRCIVQMLRHNKSTEEMLTRMPARATIDIKQSLMIFRIPGNQFWKTAASSDGGSLEALEEILHEQSVRVETQSAKILDQSRKINDMLVVMMEMKNQWKDSTATGSKSGGNHEINSSQKSLGYNPKLSFPKFDGTNCRIWIRKCSKYFSLCKIADDQKVYLASLNMVDKAESWVSSYLSARGNVEWHEFCLDLAARFKDTRGTNSVEKFNKMTQTDSIETYLDEFEDLKSGVLKTHHNLPEEFILDNFIGGLDPVVKPFVKAFKPNTIAEAVEFARLQEEQNLATTCKPTKTHSYSQNFKAIQAVPLNTSKPALFPTPSTKPMPLPVTKFHNKPNRNFRHVPADVRAEKIAKGLCYYCDQHYDRNHKCRFKEPQLFTVEIAGSNEDKTDSTSDLEANTDEDDEVNEPVLSLNALSGNQNFQTMRVKGLKGSKVFHILVDSRSTHNFLDLDLGRKMGCSIESIPAQYVTVADGNHLKCQHVCKGVKWEMQGKMLMEDVMLICLGDCDMVLGVQWLATLGPICWDFKELKMVFTQGGDQFVLKGVHPQKVKLLEGPPTVKLIENAVQLCLLQVSWDVSFQEIRVNNALAAPVGVFDHTIPLEPNARPVNIRPYRYPLKQRDIIEQLVQEMLDRGIIHNSSSPFASPVVLLIDELAGATVFSKLDLRASYHQLRVHDDDVHKTAFKPILAILNSFKTMEDHWQHLTQVFELMRQNMMFAKGSKCSFAMERVEYLGHYILAKGVGTDPHKISAVDSWPIPSSVKELRSFLGLAGYYRNPNLSKVFVVETDASCKGIGAVLMQDNHPLAYISRTLGPKWQKLSVYEKELLAIVFAVQKWEQYLMSTHFVIKTDQKSLKWLLQQKYKSGKENVAADALSRVQGSSILCMAISVVNSDLNELIKAIYSLDDSLIATLASLQQPHTLTVDNFTLVDGLLRRKHKLVVGPDINLRTKINTWLHSEPESGHSGRDLTLRRVKNLFYWKGLTKDVRQFVKSCKVCQTAKYDTSAYPGLLQPLPIPEAVWVDISMDFITGLPKSGGKEVIFVVVDILSKYSHFMSLSPFHCSPSGSILLRSCVQVAWLA